In Candidatus Planktophila versatilis, the genomic window ACTGCATAGATCTAAATGGCATGTCACAGCAACCAGTGGAGCATTCGCTGCAACAACAACTGCTGCAATCGCACTTGGGCTATCAAGAGAGCAACACGTAAAAGCACTACATATTTGCGCTATGAACATCGGTGGTTCTTCGCAAGCCGTTCTCGAGCGCAAGGGTGCCGCCCAAACAAATCGTGCTTCAGCTATTTCACTTGGAATTACAAGCGCTCATGCCGCACTTGTTGGCGCTCCACACGCAGAAGAAATATGGAGTGGGCCTCGCGGGCTCTTTGAGCTATTCCTTGTTGAAGGATCAACATCAGAAATTCTCAACGGTATCGATGGTGTGGCAATTCGTTTAATGGACGCAAATGGATTTGTTCATGCCGCCCTTGCTGCTGCATTGAAATTACGTGAAGTGCATAAAGAAAAAATCGAATCCATCACAGTCGTGCTCTCAACTTCTGTTGCCTCAATACTGGATGCCTCACAAGGCGGGCCGTGGTGGAACCCAGCTTATGCAGTTGCAGCGCTCTGGGAATCAGGAGATCCAACTAACTTGCAAAGCGCCTCTGAATTTCTTGCTGTGACACACGTTGAATTTGAAGAGATGCCAATTGGCGCCGGAAAAGTGCGAATTAAAACAGCGAGTGGCGAGCATGAGGAGTACGTGGAACTAGCGCCCGAAGAGAACACTTGGCGCGATGTTAAATGGGGCAATGCAGGAATCAGCAGTGCGGAAGATTCTTACAGACGGTGCTCAAGCTTTCCACTTGCCGCACTTCGATAAGCAATATCCAAAGCTTCTACCGAGCGAGCGCCGAGTTCTCCTGGTGAGTAGTTCCTAAACTTCTCACCCTTACCCGCTGCAACAAGTGCGTCAATTGGTCCCTGACAGTTGTAATAACCGGCATCATCATCAAGATCTAATCTGATGTTTTCGCCTTTGTAATACAACCAGACCGCTGCCCGCTCAAGGTCCAAAAGGATTTGGCCATCAGAGCCAATAGCTCTTAATTCAAGTGCGTGGTAAGCCTTATGGGCTTTTGCGTGAGCAGAGCCACCAGAGACGGAACCGATTGCACCGCCTTCAAATCGATAACTGATCGCATCGTGCATTTCAACAGGAGCATTCATTGGATAAGACATCAAGGCGAAACCAGACTCAGCTCTAGCACCAGTTGCCCACAAACCCATACCTAGTGCGTGAGAAAGCTGTGCCTGACCATATCCGCCGCCAGAAAGTGTTGGATCGGTCCAAGTTTTCTCATCAGGCAAGGATTCTGGTGTCGCATCCGGATAAGCACCTGTGTTGGAGAGAAGTTCTCTTGTCATAGAAGACATATGAATAGTCAGATGTTCTAAATCACCAATTCCATACTTTTCCATTAAAGCTTTCGCCTCTTGCATCATTGGCATGTAATTCCAACCAAAGGCAATGATGAGCTCTTTACCTACGCGCTTTGCGGTTGCATCAAGATCCCATGCATCTGTCGGGTTGATGGTTACTGGCTTTTCGCACATAACATGTGCGCCAGCCTCCAGCGCCGCTTTTGCATGCTCATGATGTAATCCTGTTGGGCTACCAATCACGCAAATGTCTACTCCGGCATTTAATACATCGCGATAATCCTCAGAGGCGACTTTAAATCCATAACGATCTGCAATCTTTTTCAGGATTTCTGGACCTTTACGTGAGATTCCCACAAATTCGAGGTCGTCATGATTTGCAAGATGCGGGAGGTGTGAAGCGATTGCCCAACTTCCAGCACCGATGACACCAACACGTACTTTTGCCATTTTTATTATTCTTTCCCTTTGGGTGTGCCCAAGTATCTAATATTCCTATCAAAGGTCAAGAGTGCATTTCATATTTTTGCGTGAGAGAGGAAAGATTGAGCGGAGACGAGGAGATTTGAACTCCTGAAGGCTTTTACACCTTACCTCGTTAGCAGTGAGGCGCACTCGACCGGGCTATGCGACGTCTCCGAGTTGCAGGGCAAGTTTAGCGCCTCTGCCCAGGCATACCTAACCCCTGTATAAATGGCGAGAGAGCGGCCCGCTGTGTAGCGAACCGCTCTCTGCCTTATTCAGTTGTAAATCTTCATTTACTTATTAAGCAAATGTGACCTTTGTCCAGTCAACTGCAAGGTGGTAGTACTGACCGCCTTCAATTGCCTTGCTATCAAGTGCCATCACTTCAGTTGTTCCAAGGCCAGCAACCAAATCTGGGCGTGCCACTGAAAGCTTTGAGTGAACCTGTGCGTTCAAGAAGAAATGTGACTTTGTGTCGCCACTTGCCTTCAAGAACTTGTTGACGTTGATGATTCCTGATGATTCTTCATCTTGGGTGATGAACTTTGCTGCACCTGTGATGAAGTACTGCTCGTCAAACTTTGCAATCTCGGCGAGCTTGCCATCAGAGATACGGTATGCAACTAGGCGAGCAATGTGAGCATTGTTGCCTGGATCTTCCTGAATCAGGATGTAGTCACCATCAATGGTTAGGTTATCTGGCTTAGTAAGGTACGGAACTTCGGTACCGTTAAGCAGCATCTCAATTGTTGCACCCTTAAATGGATCCTTTGCATCAGCAAAAGTCATCTTCCAAAGTGCGCCACCATCACGTGAGTATGTAGCACCTGGACGTGGTGTTGTTGCTAGCGGATCCTTATTTGATTCTGTTGTAACGAAGTAGAAGACGTTTGGATTCTTTGAATCAAACTCGCCATCTTCGATACGTGAGAATGTCGTTCCGTTAGCTTGTGACATTGTTGCAAGCTTTCCGAACTTAGGGTTTGTGTTAACTTCATTGAAGCCAACCTTGATTTTTGTGCCCTTTGGGGCTGTGCGAACAGCGTTATCTGTGCGGTAGTTCTCTAGCGCAATTGTGTAGAGCTTGCCGTTTGTGAGGCCAGCCTTCTCAGCAAAGTTAGCTCCTGTTGTCTGCTTTGTACCGACATACATGTAAAGCTGGCTATCTGTTGCGTTGCCATCTTCATTTCCCATAACAATCGTTGTCTTACCTGTACCTGGCTTTGTAAGAAGGTTCTCCCATGGAGCAAGACCCATCTTTGGAAGCTGGATTCCGTTACCGTCGACGTCGAATGCGAAAGCACGTGACTGGTCATCAGAGCCTTCTTCACCTGTGAGGTAGACAGCATCCTTGTAACCGTAGGTAACTGTCTTCTTTGTCTTTGCATCTTTCTCGCTATACGCAAATCCACCTGCCGCGACCAAGTCACCTGAACATAGGCGGTTAATTCCGTTGGTGCCGATGATTGATCCATAAGCATCAGTGGCTGGAGTGCCTACTGGAAGTGACTGCTCCCATGTTGAACCCCACTTCTCGGTGGCGTAGTTGTAGTAGGACATGCTCTTCATCCAGCTTTCCATCTTTGTGATCTTCTTTGTTGCCGGATCGAATGTCATCTTTGAAATTGATGATCCCCATGTTCCGGTGTCTTTCTTATTTGCGATATCTGCACCAGTTGAGATTTCATGGTTTGAAAGCAGGGTCAGTGTTCCATCTGCGTTTTTCATCGCGCCCATTCCATCTGGAACTCCACGAAGTACTTCGTTTGAAATTTTGTCGCCTGTTGTTGCGATAACAGCAAGTGAAGCGGCATCTGTTGCGGGAATTAAGTAGACCGGCGCTTCTGCTGCAGATGCACTCTGAAGAACGAGTGATGATGCAATCACACCCGTAGATACAGCTGCGAAGAGTTTCTTCTTCATTTATTACTCCTTAGGTAATACCTCACGGTGAGGTTTGCGCGAAGTCTTTAGGTGAGAGTTATATTTCCAGTAACAACCAGGCAAATTGTTATCACTTTTTATATGAATGCATGGTGTTGCTTTTTGTCTCCATTAATACTGCGTTATCCTGGTGTTTACTTTCATCACCTAATTCCAGGGAATAATCGTTACATGTCACACTTCTCACGCAGACAGATTCTTCAAATTCTCACTGGAGTGGCACTTCTTGCCAACCCATTTATTGCTGAGGCTGCTCAAGTTCCGACTCTGAAGTGCACACGGGTGGGGCAAACGATTATTTGGCGGGATAAGAAATACACATGTGTGAAATCTGGTAACAAGCTAGTGTGGAATAAAGGTGTCCCGGTCACACCAGCCAAGCCAACTCCTTCGGCTACAACTCAACCTTCCACGCAGCCAACTCCCACCACTTCAACTGCACCGCACCCTGCCTACACGCCTCCACCAGATGAGTTTGCGGTAGCGAAGAGTGCGAATCTAAAACTTAACCAGCCAATCTCGGTGAGTAACCCCTCACTTAATTACCCAGCGCGGGGTTACATCCTCATTCGCCGCGAAGATGGCGTCATTGCATTTAGCAATCGGTGCACCCACTTGGGGCGTGATGTCGAGATCTCTGGTTCTCAATTAGTCTGCTTTGCACATGGTTCATATTTTGAAGCGACGACCGGTAAGCCAACTGGGGGTCCGGCGACAAGAAACCTCATCCTGCTACCCACGATAGAAAGGGATGGCACCATCTTCGTCGTTGATGCGCCTTGATACATCCATCTTGAACTTACTGCGGTAAGTCCTAGGATTGCACAATGAGCAGCGAGAATACCCAAGCACCGCAAGAGCAAACCGCACGGGTCCATGATCAGGGACCTTCGCACCTCTTCGCTGAGTTTATGAAAAGTGGCTGGGCCGAAAGTGAACTCACTGAGTTAGAGCCGCTGGAAGTTGTTACCTATGCTTACTCCCGCAGGCAAGTTCTCTCTGCGGCATACCAAGGAATACGACTAGTAATTCCTGCCGGCGAACTCAAAGTGCGCGCAGGTGATACCGATTACAACTACCGCCCTGATAGTGCTTTTGCTTATTACAGCGGGGTGCAAGGACCTGATGCAACAGCTGATGCGGTACTCATACTTGAACCGAGTGGAGATTCACACATTACCTATCTCTATA contains:
- a CDS encoding MmgE/PrpD family protein — translated: MHDPKLGKLMIEALTQNNLEIKENRLEILFQDFVASAVLGEKHYGVSAPALSSGISERAVTLGLYTSALDMDDVNWKVLTHPGSIIWPIATSIGIERGLTLKQVYEAAAYGYRTGATIANFFGPLHRSKWHVTATSGAFAATTTAAIALGLSREQHVKALHICAMNIGGSSQAVLERKGAAQTNRASAISLGITSAHAALVGAPHAEEIWSGPRGLFELFLVEGSTSEILNGIDGVAIRLMDANGFVHAALAAALKLREVHKEKIESITVVLSTSVASILDASQGGPWWNPAYAVAALWESGDPTNLQSASEFLAVTHVEFEEMPIGAGKVRIKTASGEHEEYVELAPEENTWRDVKWGNAGISSAEDSYRRCSSFPLAALR
- a CDS encoding Gfo/Idh/MocA family protein; the protein is MAKVRVGVIGAGSWAIASHLPHLANHDDLEFVGISRKGPEILKKIADRYGFKVASEDYRDVLNAGVDICVIGSPTGLHHEHAKAALEAGAHVMCEKPVTINPTDAWDLDATAKRVGKELIIAFGWNYMPMMQEAKALMEKYGIGDLEHLTIHMSSMTRELLSNTGAYPDATPESLPDEKTWTDPTLSGGGYGQAQLSHALGMGLWATGARAESGFALMSYPMNAPVEMHDAISYRFEGGAIGSVSGGSAHAKAHKAYHALELRAIGSDGQILLDLERAAVWLYYKGENIRLDLDDDAGYYNCQGPIDALVAAGKGEKFRNYSPGELGARSVEALDIAYRSAASGKLEHRL
- a CDS encoding Rieske (2Fe-2S) protein, translating into MSHFSRRQILQILTGVALLANPFIAEAAQVPTLKCTRVGQTIIWRDKKYTCVKSGNKLVWNKGVPVTPAKPTPSATTQPSTQPTPTTSTAPHPAYTPPPDEFAVAKSANLKLNQPISVSNPSLNYPARGYILIRREDGVIAFSNRCTHLGRDVEISGSQLVCFAHGSYFEATTGKPTGGPATRNLILLPTIERDGTIFVVDAP